A DNA window from Canis lupus dingo isolate Sandy chromosome 2, ASM325472v2, whole genome shotgun sequence contains the following coding sequences:
- the LOC112678983 gene encoding nuclear transport factor 2-like gives MGDKPVWEQIGSTFIQHYYQLFYNDRTQLGAIYIDASCVMWEGQQFQGKAAIGEKSSSLLFQKIQHSITAQDHQPTPDSCIISMVAGQLKADEDPIMGFHQMFLLKNINDAWVCTNDMFRLALHNFG, from the coding sequence ATGGGAGACAAGCCAGTTTGGGAGCAGATTGGATCCACCTTCATTCAGCATTACTACCAGTTATTTTATAACGACAGAACCCAACTAGGTGCAATTTATATTGATGCATCATGCGTTATGTGGGAAGGACAGCAGTTCCAGGGGAAAGCTGCCATTGGGGAGAAGTCGTCTAGCCTTCTGTTCCAGAAAATCCAGCACAGCATCACGGCACAGGACCATCAGCCCACGCCAGATAGCTGCATCATCAGCATGGTAGCGGGCCAGCTCAAGGCTGATGAAGACCCCATCATGGGGTTCCACCAGATGTTCCTATTAAAGAACATCAATGATGCTTGGGTTTGCACCAATGACATGTTCAGGCTTGCCCTGCACAACTTCGGCTGA